The Spartinivicinus poritis genome window below encodes:
- a CDS encoding phage tail protein — translation MAEPYIGEIRIFAGNFAPVHWAFCDNNLIPVTENGALFSLLGNRYGGDGRSTFALPDMRGRLPVNQGTGPGLTPRSMGERMGVEEVTLTIPQMPSHTHQLQASNNPADSIEPQSRVLANGQPIYSSSNANLVAMSPSQVGKTGGDQPHNNVMPFLCVNFIIALQGIYPQRN, via the coding sequence ATGGCTGAACCCTATATTGGTGAAATCAGAATCTTTGCTGGTAATTTTGCGCCGGTGCACTGGGCATTTTGTGATAATAACTTGATTCCCGTAACTGAAAATGGCGCGTTATTTTCGTTGTTGGGAAACCGTTATGGTGGAGATGGTAGAAGTACTTTTGCGTTACCGGATATGCGAGGTCGGTTACCAGTCAATCAAGGTACGGGACCTGGCTTAACCCCTCGTAGTATGGGGGAGCGGATGGGGGTAGAGGAAGTGACGTTGACGATTCCACAAATGCCCTCTCATACTCACCAATTGCAAGCCAGTAATAATCCGGCAGATAGTATAGAACCCCAGAGTCGAGTATTAGCAAATGGACAACCTATTTACTCATCTTCAAATGCTAATTTAGTCGCTATGTCACCAAGCCAGGTGGGTAAGACTGGAGGAGATCAACCCCATAATAATGTCATGCCATTTTTATGTGTCAATTTTATTATTGCCCTTCAAGGTATTTACCCCCAACGAAATTAA
- a CDS encoding phage tail protein codes for MSEPFIAQIQMWGCNYAPRGWAYCDGGLLSIGENTALFSLIGTTYGGDGRTTMGIPNLQGRVPMHPGNGPGLTPRLLAERGGSEFVTLTQATMPNHTHQLYAEDANAEETETTADYLAKGGTPGRGGRFFPIDTYNNPENLMPLSSSSLTETGLGQGHENRQPFLTVNFCMALMGIYPSRS; via the coding sequence ATGTCAGAACCCTTTATTGCACAAATTCAAATGTGGGGTTGTAATTATGCACCTCGTGGCTGGGCATATTGTGATGGTGGATTGCTATCGATAGGTGAAAATACGGCACTCTTTTCCTTGATCGGTACTACTTATGGTGGCGATGGTCGTACCACGATGGGAATTCCGAATCTCCAAGGGCGAGTTCCCATGCATCCTGGTAATGGCCCTGGACTGACACCTCGGTTATTAGCTGAAAGAGGAGGTAGTGAGTTTGTGACATTAACTCAAGCAACGATGCCTAACCATACTCACCAGCTATATGCTGAAGATGCTAATGCAGAAGAAACGGAAACAACCGCTGATTATTTAGCAAAAGGAGGAACACCTGGTCGAGGCGGGCGTTTTTTCCCCATTGATACATACAATAATCCAGAAAATTTAATGCCATTGTCATCATCCTCTTTAACGGAGACGGGGCTGGGGCAAGGGCATGAAAACAGGCAGCCGTTTTTGACTGTTAATTTTTGTATGGCATTAATGGGTATTTATCCTAGTCGAAGTTAA
- a CDS encoding site-2 protease family protein produces the protein MEPSVSLQLNSILPPLRQEIQLVQGPRDQQGAPTWTLHDPASNRFFRLGWREFQLLANWYKSVVVDIIASTNQILPGKVCIADVEKLFTFLQQNELLKITHQGAFQLFDERYQRIKKSWHSWLAQHYLFLRIPLLRPDRFLTKTYPYLRFLFSKVWLWCLLLVSGCGLFLITRQLDTFLHTFSYLFTFQGAVIFIVSLCIVKIAHEFGHAFACKHYGVRVPTMGVAFMVFWPVLYTDATEAWKLINKQSRATIAIAGVMTELAIAGIAAFCWSFLPPGIFKTVTFIIATTSWVFSLVVNLNPFMRFDGYYLVADYFDVPNLQPRAFALARWWLREKLLGIGFEPPELFSSRKQFWLILYAFGTWLYRLVLFLGIAVLVYNLAFKALGIILFIIEIYYLILIPIFREVAVWWKYKADISIGRKCFWLLFFTTIVVLLTMPWQAHIDVPAVVRAKQYQYLYPSSAAQIAKVNVQVGDRVESGDTLFEFRSPSLSYQLALAEARYQAFQLALDRRATTVEMIDTVPIIAKQLAEIKNKITGLEAELANLMIKSTFAGEIMLVSTGLTQNRWVNPKQQLALLVNNSSRLVEAYVKEEDLPLVKVGSMGYFYPEDPDWPSFKCQVTEVELIHSAQLQQPYLASIYGGDIAVRKGNDGKLNSEQALFKVRLQISESIPVFRQVVRGTVVVETQSYSIIYSLFSTILQVLIRESQF, from the coding sequence ATAAAAGTGTTGTAGTCGATATTATTGCTAGCACTAATCAAATTCTGCCAGGCAAAGTGTGCATTGCGGATGTAGAAAAACTGTTTACTTTTTTACAACAAAATGAGTTATTGAAAATAACCCATCAAGGGGCTTTCCAGCTATTCGATGAGCGTTATCAACGTATTAAAAAATCCTGGCATAGTTGGTTAGCCCAACATTATTTGTTTTTACGTATCCCGCTTTTACGCCCGGATCGGTTTTTAACTAAAACTTACCCTTATCTTCGGTTTCTATTCAGTAAAGTGTGGCTTTGGTGTTTGTTGCTTGTCAGTGGTTGTGGTTTATTTTTAATTACACGACAGCTAGATACCTTTTTACATACCTTTAGTTATTTATTTACTTTCCAAGGTGCAGTTATATTTATTGTCAGCTTATGTATAGTGAAAATTGCCCATGAATTTGGTCATGCTTTTGCCTGTAAACATTATGGTGTCAGGGTACCAACGATGGGGGTGGCTTTTATGGTATTTTGGCCGGTGCTCTATACGGATGCGACTGAAGCATGGAAACTGATTAACAAACAGTCTCGGGCTACCATCGCAATTGCAGGAGTGATGACGGAGCTGGCCATTGCGGGGATTGCAGCCTTTTGCTGGAGCTTTTTACCCCCTGGGATTTTTAAGACAGTTACCTTTATTATTGCTACTACTTCGTGGGTGTTTAGCTTGGTGGTTAACCTCAATCCTTTTATGCGGTTTGATGGTTATTATTTAGTGGCAGATTATTTTGATGTTCCCAATCTCCAACCTCGTGCTTTTGCTTTAGCGCGTTGGTGGCTACGGGAAAAATTATTAGGCATTGGTTTTGAGCCACCAGAATTGTTTTCATCAAGAAAACAGTTCTGGTTGATATTATATGCTTTTGGTACTTGGCTTTATCGGTTAGTCTTATTTCTAGGAATTGCAGTGTTGGTTTATAACCTGGCATTTAAAGCGTTGGGTATCATCTTATTTATCATTGAAATTTATTATCTGATTCTTATCCCTATTTTTCGGGAGGTAGCTGTGTGGTGGAAATATAAAGCTGACATCTCAATTGGACGAAAATGCTTTTGGCTGCTGTTTTTTACGACTATTGTGGTTTTGTTAACTATGCCCTGGCAGGCTCATATTGATGTACCAGCAGTTGTTCGGGCTAAACAATATCAATATTTATACCCCTCTTCGGCTGCTCAAATAGCAAAGGTGAATGTTCAGGTAGGTGATCGGGTTGAATCAGGTGATACACTGTTTGAGTTTCGTTCACCGTCACTAAGCTATCAATTAGCATTAGCAGAAGCACGCTATCAAGCGTTTCAACTGGCACTGGATCGACGCGCAACCACGGTGGAAATGATTGATACCGTGCCCATCATTGCAAAACAACTAGCTGAAATAAAAAATAAAATCACCGGTTTAGAGGCAGAGTTGGCTAATTTAATGATTAAAAGCACATTTGCTGGAGAAATTATGTTGGTCTCTACAGGATTAACACAAAATCGCTGGGTTAATCCAAAGCAACAACTTGCCTTACTCGTTAACAACAGTAGTCGACTTGTTGAAGCTTATGTGAAGGAAGAAGATTTACCTCTGGTTAAAGTGGGTAGCATGGGATATTTTTATCCCGAAGACCCTGATTGGCCAAGTTTTAAATGTCAAGTCACTGAAGTTGAGTTAATCCATAGCGCGCAGTTACAGCAACCTTATTTGGCTTCTATTTATGGTGGTGATATTGCGGTACGTAAGGGAAATGATGGCAAGCTAAATAGCGAACAGGCATTGTTTAAGGTTCGTTTACAGATCAGTGAAAGTATTCCCGTATTTCGTCAAGTTGTCCGTGGCACTGTAGTAGTAGAAACGCAATCTTATAGTATTATTTACTCTTTATTTAGCACAATATTGCAAGTGTTAATTCGAGAGTCTCAGTTTTAA
- a CDS encoding DUF6916 family protein — MLATLTHDDFNKQVNTPFIIKTNTSDLVLELTEVKVLRKAQEESQRDQFSLLFKGNAQMFLSQQIYQLNHETMGELSLFLVPIGREHQSSHLQEGAYLYEAVFT, encoded by the coding sequence ATGTTAGCAACGTTAACCCATGATGATTTTAATAAACAAGTAAATACCCCTTTTATTATTAAAACTAATACAAGTGATTTGGTTCTTGAATTAACTGAAGTTAAAGTGCTCAGGAAGGCTCAGGAAGAGAGCCAGCGAGACCAGTTTTCTTTATTATTTAAAGGAAACGCCCAGATGTTTTTATCTCAACAAATTTATCAATTAAACCATGAGACAATGGGTGAACTATCGCTTTTTTTAGTACCGATTGGTAGGGAACATCAATCGAGTCATCTTCAGGAGGGAGCCTATTTATATGAAGCTGTATTTACATAA
- a CDS encoding phage tail protein — protein MSEPFISQINMFGFDFAPRTWAKCDGQNLPIANNPSLFSLLGVAFGGDGRTTFGLPNLQGRVPLHMGNGYRIGNQGGSETVRLTVENLPKHTHQMQANSQPAATNEPSNQVLAMEPSGKNIYGPATNLVEMGNALMATGGGEAHFNIQPSQVINFCIALTGLFPPRN, from the coding sequence ATGTCTGAACCGTTTATTAGCCAAATTAATATGTTTGGGTTTGATTTTGCCCCTAGAACCTGGGCTAAATGTGATGGACAAAATTTACCGATTGCGAATAACCCCAGTTTATTTTCATTATTAGGGGTAGCATTTGGTGGTGATGGTCGTACTACATTTGGTTTACCAAATTTACAAGGACGGGTACCTCTGCATATGGGTAATGGTTATCGAATTGGTAATCAAGGTGGTAGTGAAACAGTTCGGTTAACCGTTGAAAACTTACCTAAGCACACGCACCAAATGCAGGCCAATAGTCAGCCAGCAGCAACCAATGAGCCAAGTAACCAAGTGTTAGCCATGGAGCCCAGTGGAAAAAATATCTATGGTCCAGCCACTAATTTAGTGGAGATGGGAAATGCCTTAATGGCTACTGGAGGTGGTGAGGCCCATTTTAATATACAGCCATCCCAGGTAATAAACTTTTGCATTGCCTTGACAGGTTTATTTCCACCAAGAAACTAA
- a CDS encoding GNAT family N-acetyltransferase, whose protein sequence is MNSSTDNLKLPQGFAIRPATETDKPFLQSLYHSTRNDLQYINADEEFINELIEQQYQAQNVGYGKMFPNACYFIIEKQQQSIGRITLDFSNEIIHIIDIAFVPKAQGKGYGKDAIQALQIAAGKTCAPLLLSVYANNWVAKNLYVKLGFQLEQSAPPYERMIWYPTIKEMSA, encoded by the coding sequence ATGAACAGTTCAACGGATAATTTGAAACTACCTCAAGGATTTGCTATTCGGCCCGCCACTGAGACAGATAAACCTTTTCTCCAATCACTCTATCATTCCACTAGAAACGACCTGCAATATATTAATGCTGACGAGGAGTTTATCAACGAACTTATTGAACAGCAGTATCAGGCACAAAATGTTGGCTACGGTAAGATGTTTCCCAATGCTTGCTATTTTATTATTGAAAAACAACAGCAATCTATTGGCAGAATTACCCTGGACTTTTCCAATGAGATTATTCACATCATAGATATTGCATTTGTGCCTAAGGCTCAGGGGAAAGGCTATGGGAAAGATGCTATTCAAGCACTGCAAATTGCAGCAGGAAAAACCTGTGCACCCTTATTACTGAGTGTTTATGCTAATAATTGGGTTGCTAAAAATCTTTATGTAAAGTTGGGCTTTCAGCTTGAGCAGTCTGCTCCTCCTTATGAGCGAATGATTTGGTATCCCACGATCAAGGAAATGAGTGCATGA